The following nucleotide sequence is from Drosophila simulans strain w501 chromosome 3L, Prin_Dsim_3.1, whole genome shotgun sequence.
TACTATTTCCAAAGGCTTTCGTATGAAATTGAGCAGGGTTCTGTGAAAAAGCGAAAGTGTAGAACTTTCACTGTCGTTTCTGTTCGGCTCTATCTCCGTCTCTTTCGGTATCGCGCtggccctctctttcgctcacCCTGTTGCAGCATCATTTGGGGTGGAGCACTTAACGGTTGTTCTGGATCCGGGCGTCATCATCGTGCGTTCTTATTTTATCAGATCGTTTGTGTTACGTTCTTTTTCGGGTATTTTTAGCCGCTCTCTCGGTCAATGCACACTTTCGGCCGACTTTTTATGGGTTCAGATTGTTACGtttctgattccgattccgattcggttcggatttggtttcggtttcgtttcCACATTCGTTTTGGTTAtgtttgcttttcgctttcgttGCATTCTCGCATGCGGAAATGTTAGCCGGCCCccgtggcgtatgcgcaatgctGCTGCGCAGTTGCATTTTGGCCCGCATTTCGCACGTATCCTTCGGAATGTGCATTCTCGCGCTCGTCGATCCGACCGGCAGCGCATAACGGTAACGGGCACGTTCTGGGAACCCCGACTTGGGTTCGGAATGTGTGTGCGCCGGCTGTGGTGGTTCGGTGGAACTCTTTCTGGTATGCGGCATTAATTGGCTCGCCACGGGCATTCTCATTCATAAATACAATTTCACAACCTGATCCAAAGAATCGCGCCACTTGCGCCATGTCAACGATCTCCGTCGAATGCCCCTACCTGGGCATCAAATTCACGACtcattatcaaaaaaaaaaaaaaattgggcagaaaaaagaaaagaaaaaaacagccGAAATACAACAGAACCCAACGGAGTATGAACCGCAAACAGGTTCTGCTTCTAATAGAATCGCCGGTCCATCGACGATCTGATATTCGTGCAGTCTAGACGAGCATTGGTACACATATCTGGTGGGTCCTTTCCTTGGCAACAAGAAAAGAGCTGGGAATGTCGCTCCGTCTTCTGGGAAGATCGCATCGGACCATGGGCGGATGGACAAGGGACACTGGCAGGACCGCTGGCAGAGCGTGTGAGctagtgtttttgttttgatgccCACATCTCCTGTTCCTTGAACTGAGGGCGAAAGTGGTGCGTCACGTCATCTCCGGTGTCTGACTTTGCCGGCGGCTTTGTCGTTCACCTTTGCCATCCCAATCACCATCCCCATTCTTCCCtatcctcatcatcatccgcaGCCAATTCTTTCGGCCTGCCGGAGGGTTATTCTTTCGCCCTGGGTTCAAAAAACTCTGCGATTGCCTTGCTGGGATCGCATTTCAAATTAGAAACTCTTATTTCGGGGGTTCCGAATAGCACACGGCCAAAAAATACTCTTTTGTCTTGGCAGGGTTTTAATCTTATGTCTTGGAATttaaacatatgtataaagaGCTAGTATCCTTTAAATTTTGATAGGCATATATTTAAGATCTGACCTTAGAAAGCGTAAAATGTTGGCTATCAAAAACCGATAAAACACAATACAAATGAAACAAGCTTCCCACGACAAGTCGTAGCTTAACTTCCAAATTTtctttagaaaaatatttctgaaataaaatgttacTAAGCACAATAAAAGAGATCAGCAAATCTAAGAATCTCTTATAACTTTGTTACTTTGGACTCAAATAAAAACTTGGCTCAGTTTCTATGTGGAGTAGGCAGTGACTCATGAATAAACAACCAACATTATTTCGTCACGACCGTCAATGACTAAATAAGAGCCTAGCAACATAAATCAAGTTTGGCTATAAATAGTGGAAAAAGACCACAGACCATGACTAAGATGTCAGGTGAAAAAAAACCTGGGAATTTTGATCTTTTTATGAGCATACATTAAGCTCACCAATTCCAATTGGCcattagaaatatttaaagttattagTAGCTATTTTAACACCTTTATAagcatatacaaaataaatcgaaacAATGTGAAGTAATGTTGAATGTTGAATTTAACTATTAAgatttactttaaatatagATAATCACAATACAAGAAATGCTTTCCACTTTTCAAGATCATATTGTTTTTTAGCATAAGCCgccaaaattcaaaataaaatatgtactaAAATCATCGAAGCACTAAAACCATCGATGGCCATATTACAGTTATCGATAAGCTCCACTTTTGCTCGGCTCTAATCAGCTGTTATGTTATGCCGCGAACTCCTTcaacaaaaatgttggccGCCCGCAGATTACTACGATCACCGCGGATTACCGGTGCCCTGAGCTGGTCCCGCTGGAGCAGCGATGCCGCAAAGGCCACCACAGAATCCTCCGCCCTTTCGGAGAACGCGGAGAAGCGCCAGCAACTGCTCAACGAGCTTTCTGAGCCGCTGGAACAGAAAGGCCGGCCCGCCATCGATCCCAAGGAAACAAGTGTGATGCTCTTTCCTGGGCAGGGCACCCAGTACGTGGGCATGGCCAAGGACCTGCTCCGATTCCCTGGCGCCCGCCGCATCTTCGAGCTGGCCAACGAGGTGCTGAAATACGATCTGCTCAAGATCTGCCTGGAGGGACCACGTGAGAAACTGAATCGCACGGAGCACGCTCAGCTGGCTGTGATGGTATCCTCGCTGGCAGCACTGGAGCAGTTGCGTGAGGAGCGACCCAAGGCCATTGAAACGTGTGTGGCTGCCGCTGGCTTTAGTCTGGGCGAGATTACCGCATTGGTGTACGCGGACGCTCTGCCTTTTGACAAGGCATTGCGATTGGTGCAGGTGCGGGCCACCGCCATGCAGGCGGCATGTGACCAGGCAGCCGGAGCCATGGCGATGACTATCTACGGACCGGACACCAATCTGGGAGAGGCCTGTGCTCGGGCGCAGCAATGGTGTCTGGAAAAGGGAGTGGAGTCGCCCTACTGTGGCATCGCCAACTACATGTATCCGCACTGCAAGGTCGTGGCCGGCAACGTAGAGGCCCTGGAGTTCCTGGAACAAAATGCCAAGGCCTTAAAAATCCGACGGATGAAGAGATTGGCTGTGAGCGGCGCCTTTCACACTCCTTTAATGCAAAGCGCTGTGGAGCCCTTTACCAAAGCCCTGAAAACGGTGCGCCTTCAGGATCCCGTCATTAGAGTGTACTCCAATGTGGATGGCAAACCCTATCGCCATGCCAAGCACATCCTAACGCAGCTGCCCAAGCAAATCGTGCGGCCCGTCAAGTGGGAGCAGACCCTCCACGAGATGTACGAGCGCAAGCAGGGCGTCGACTTTCCACGCACCTTCGAATGCGGTCCTGGCAAGGGGCTGGTCCAGGTCCTGGAAAAAGTAAATGCCAAGGCCGCTCAATCCAGCTTTAATGTTATAGCCTAATCTTGTATAAAAATgcagtttgcttttataaaaatgtatattttctgggctaaaggaaacaaaaaactgGAAAGTTATGACCGTTGGCAGATCCTAACTCTTGTCGTCTCGTGATCGCATCCGATGCGCGAAGGCAGCTCCCTTGTTCTTCCGAAAGCTCTCAAAGGGATCGTGCATATTCGCGCCCACTCCCTGTGGATAGAAAATTATAAGTTGTCCTTTCTTGCGTACTCTTGCCACTTCACCTTGTACATCTCTCGACGATCGCGCACCTCGCCTCCCGAAATGGGCGTGTCGATGCCTTGATTCTTTGAGCCCAGTCCAGTGCCCGTTCCCGCCCAGCCCATTTTCATGAGCATTTGGTGGCCCTTGTTCGTTTCCTCGATGAAATCCGCGGGCTTGGCAAATGTGCTTCCCCTGTAAAAGGAAAAATAGCTCATTGGTCCGACTTTCATGAAATTATACTATAGCCATGATTTACAGAAAGCTCGGAGGTGTTAGAGATCTGTCGCGGTCCACTCGTCTTAGGCTGATGCTGTTCCCGTTGTCTCGGCTATTGGAATTGCCACGGTCACCACGGCCCTCTCTGCTATTTgtgctgccgctgttgttgtccCGTTCGTGGCGAGGAGATCGATTGCGACCCTTGCGGTTGCTACCACCGCCCAACCTGCTCCGATTTACTGGTGGCGGCGTTAAAGAGCGCTCCATGGATCGTGACCGGGATCGGGATCGAGAGGCCGTTCTGTCTCGATGGGGCGGCGTTTTTGAGCGGGAGCGACTGCGACTCTTTGATCTGCGCAAGAAGATAAGTCCAAATATCTCTAGTTTCTGTTTAAAAGTATCGATGGAAAACAAACACTCACCGGTAAACTCGCTTGTTGCTCTTTTTGGGTAGGGGTTTCTCGAGCACAATCGGACTGGGCGACCGCGACTTTTCTCGGATGCCGTCCTTGATTTCCTCTTCCTTTTGCTTTCGCGCCGCATTCTTCACCTTATAGTACTCATAGAGACCAAGCTTCTCCCAACCCTCACTGCAAAGATAAACCCATTTATAAGTAAAACTGACTAACATTGAATTGAAGTACTTACTTATCCCTGGGACGATCGTGTGAGGGTGCGGAATAGAAGGCGTTCAATGCATTTGTTAGTCGCTCGCTTTGTGGCGCTGGAGCTGGCAGTCGAATGTCCGCCGGATCGAGGGCTTTGTAGTTGTAATCCTCCAGACGAATAAGCGGCACCATGAGGCCCGCTGGTAGGTCGTAGTAAGGCGCTGTGGGTATTTGTGGCTCTCCGATCACAACAGGTTCTCCAGATTCTCCGTCGACCAATTTCTGTGGTTGCTGGCCATCTTCCAATGTTCCGTCTTCGGGTTTTTTGGTTATAACCGCGCGAATGGCTGCATTGAGCACATCCAGGTCTACTTCGCCGCTATCAGCATTTTGCTGACCAGGTCTTACAATATTCTGGGGATAGCCAGCCattggcggcggcagctgttgctgctgcggttgttgttgctgctgctgctgctgcagttgctgctgtccTTGTTGCTGAGGGTCGTCAggatggtgttgctgctgcatctgtAAGCACGCCTGAATTGCTGCACTGAGAACGCCAAGATCAACAGGTGGTTCATTGCCGGACCCCTGCGCCTGCAATTGCGGAAACTGTCCcggttgtggctgctgctgctgctgcggatggcCCATTGCTGGGCCCTGATTATGATGCATGGGTCCGGGGAAGCCTGGTGGTGGTTTGGACATGTCCGGAATGAAGAAGTTCGGTCCGCGTGGATCCGCAAAGTGATTCCCCGgcggtggctgctgctgttggaagTTACCACCTGGATACATGTTATTTCCCggctgcggatgctgctgaTCATGCGGCCCCTGGCTATTCATGTGCTCATGGTCACCCGGCATTGCTATTCGGTGGGACATCAGCGATGGGATGTTTTTCTGCTGATGGTGAAGcatgtgttgctgctgggacTTCTGGGCCACAATCTGCTGCTCCAGGTGTTGCGCCTGCTTCTCCAGCTGCACAATTTGCTGGCTGGCATGTTGGATAAATATATGATGCTGTTTCTGATAGCTGAAGCATAAGAGTTAaggtttattatatgctctgtTATGTTCTTGGACTTTTATACTTACTTATCCAAAGTCGCCTTGGTATTCTGCGTGAACTTGGCAGTTATATCATGATGTGTGTTCTGCAGATTGGTTTTGTACTCCTGCATTGACGAGTCCGGTGACTGAAGCTTCGAGATGACGCATGCATCGAAGAACTTCGCCTTGGACTCCCACAGGGACAGTAGCTTGGCCAGCTTCTGGCGCTGGTCGGAGGTGCCAACTGTGGGCGAGAATAACACTATTAGAAATCCAAAATGAATCAATCGAGAGGGGAAATACATACTCAAGTCGGCGCTGCAGAACATCGGAATGACGACGTTCTCGAGGCTGTTCTTCAAGTCATTGATGTTCTTGCGCATGCTGTAAATACATCGTTGCACTTAAGTCTCATCTCCCAGCTACTCTAAAGTCTAGGTATGATGTCGAAAGTCCGGTGGTCGGTCAGATTCAGTCCAATTCTGTCAGCGTAGTCCGCAAAAACTAACCCACAAAGTAGTATTTTTGCTCGGTGGGTTAGTTGTTGAGGTTTATGGCTCTTaaatactatactatactaatAATTGACTGGGCGAACTTACCAGTGATGGAGTATATcattaactaaatatataagaTGCAATTTTTGCTGAAACGTTGAACCATTGACCAAAGccctaaaaataaattaacaaacgaaaaacatatttttctaGTTCTCTGTATGCACAACAACATTGCCAAAAGTACTTGTTGTGCAAGTATAATGATTTTTGTTAGTTAATCTTCTTTCTTTTtggtatttgtgtttttgattttttttttctattgtCCGATGATTATCACTGTTAAGTGTTGGTGTGTTGTTGTGCGTGTTTATGGTTAAGCTTATTAAGTAAAATGATTTGTTTAGGTGTGTGGCCCTAGCTAAAAGACTTCCGGATCTGGGAACTACTCATATGGATCATAACATCTCTCGAAAACGAATCAATCTCGAGCCTCTCTGTGGAAGTCTCAATCGCACAATCACTCAATCGACCATCTCTCACTTGCATGTTCGATATTTCGTATTTCGTTTTTGTATGTTTGGTTAGTATTTCACTCGTTGAAAGAAAGaaacacaatttaattaatacatATTGCAGGTCATTAGGTATAAAACTGAGGCATACTTCTTTAAAAGATATTGTAAAACGACATTGATTTTTGCGCTGTCGGTTGAATGCTGTAAAATCCAGTTCTTGCCTAAAATTGCAATATCAAACGGGTTACTCATATTGTCATTGTCCATGGCGATTATAAATTAGGTTTAGGATTAATCAAAAAGTAGTATGGATTCATTTAGTGTGCGCTTTGTGTGCAGCAAAGCTGCGGAGCATCAAAAATTCAGCTCCATTAGCTAACTTATGACTGATTACGAGACTACAAACAAGCAATAATGTAATCCAGCCGGTCCGCTGAACTCGTATTTACCTGCAGAGATGCTGTCCTTCGTGCAGGACTCGATGATCGGCTGCAGAACGCTATCGAAGTCCCTCAGCACAATGCCCTGCTCGCCAGCCATCTGTTCCTGCTGCGCCGTCTGCGCCGCCGCGATTGCATCCTCGATCTGCTTGGTCTTCTGGTTCATCAGGGCCTACAGGTTGGTTGGTGCGATTTGGATCGCATGCGTTGGTGTGGTTCGGATCAGTTCGGTTTGGTCATTGGGCACACAAAGGTTTGTTCACATGCATATTCGCATTTGGTATTCACATTTCGTATTCAAGTTGACAAGCgtttcaaaacaaatttgattttaggatttgttttttttttttttggtttttatacaGTTTTGTCAGTTGGTATGAAGAGtggtttgatttggtttttttttttttggtttatgtttcaaaaaatacaataaagcAAAAATTTAATGTAGCATTgtaaattgttaattaaatagtaaaaataatgacaaatatatattgtagTTTAGTAATGCTGAAAGTACACTTTAACTTTATCTTATCCGCACTTGGAGAACAAAAACTGAGTAGATCGATTGAAAGGACGTTTAGAAAAGGGTCGCAGGACTGATTATTCTGAGGAATTCGTGGATTAGTTTGTAGTGaaacaatttgaaaaagcAATTTGAAGAGTGAGATCACTTCATTAGAGGGAAATTCAATAGCGATAAGCAATAAGAAAGGTCTTTCTTATTAAGACGAATTTGGTTCACAGTACTTATAGAGTGAATAGTCCACAGAAGCTGTTCataatgattaataataaacaccATTTGTTGAACTGTTGTTCCAGAGTTGTTATTACAAAATTAAGGGGATACAAGACTGCCATCTGTGAGTCTATGACAATATCTTTGGAAATAATTTAGGTCCGAAATTATATACTGGTTATACGATTTATCTTTTCTCTGAAGAAAATATCTCAAAGCATTCTGGCTTAAAAACGAAGTATATTCACAATCGATTGGGTCGTTTAAAAGGGAGGTCAAAAATTCGAAGAAGCAAAAACGTTCTTATATTCAGACTATAAAAGCAACTTTTAGGTGGgtatttagtttaaaaagGAATCCATTTTGCTTCATTGAATTTTTGCCAGAGGAGGCCAACATTCAACATGAAATCATATTGAAATCTTTTCTTTTCAAACTCGAGCTGCTCTAAACTCTCGGAAAAAGGCTTGCAAAGGTGGGCGTATAGAGGTATCCCAGTTATTTCCAACTTCAAATTACCGTGTGCTGTGCGGAGAGATTCGCTTCGGATTGCTGGATCTGTTCCCGCAGCGACTTCTGCTGCATCTTTATGGCTTCCAGTTGTGACGTTGGATTCATGGCCATGGGATTGCCATTGGCCTGCTGATTGTTGGGCGGTCCACCGTTGCCGGCGTTCGGCGGCCAGGAGTGCTGCGTTTGCTGTTGCATATTGTCTTGTGCGTTTTCGGGCGGGTGCGGTGGCTGCTGATTGGGTGGCGGATAGAGGCCCGGTGGCTGGGATTGCTGCATTGGCGGCGGATGCTGCATGTAGTGGCCGGTTGGAGCACCTGGTGGCAGTTGTTGGTTAATGGCCTGTTGCTTCAGCACTGTATTGGGTGTTAAAAGCAGATTATAGGGTTTATTTTCCACCAATTTAGAAAGCACTCACGAGTCTGTTCCGCTGCCACCCTGAATTGATAGTAGCTGGCGAACTCCCCGCCGTAGAGGAACTCGAACTTTGGGTtgttctgctgcttctgcttcgtTATTGCCTCGAATTCCGGACCATTTCTGGCCACAAACTCCGCCAGTTTGTCGATAATATTCCGTAAACTAGCAtctgcaaatgaaaagcaaatggtttttgcaaaaaatgtgaGCATATCAAAGgttgtatgtttgtatgtacaCATGTGCATGCCAATCGACTTGGGCACAGAATTAGCTCGATTTGAAGTTATATGCAGCACTTTCTTTAATTGCTGCACTTACCGCGTGGCGGTTGCACGTCCATTTTGCGACTGTTATTAGCACTAATATCCTATGTAAAATACTAAGTTCATaactttttgcacttttccagCGGCACTTTTCACAGCTTCTTCCTATTTTTTCCGACAGTGTGCCCATATCTTTGTATTCTTAGAACGACATGTAGTTAAATACTAAGAGTTACTCTCGGTACTACTTTTAAAGTGGTTTTTAGCGCTTATCATAATCTTTTTTGAGTAAATAAGCGGCTTTAAGTTTTTTCGCTGCTCGTttgttaaacatatttattgtcAGTAGCAGAGGCTCCAATTAGAATGGCGGTTCGAGCAGAGCTGCCAATTACCGGTCTTTTGCTTTTCGATTAATAACACAACGTGGCAACGCCGGGCGTCTATCTCCGTTCTAAGCTgacaaaaatagtttatttgtGGTAAACAAACCGAGTGCACACGTTTAGCCAGGGCAATTTGTACTCGAAAGCAATCTCCACGCCGGCCCGTGATTAATGCAGCATCCGAGGAGGCATGACAAATCCGCACTTTAAACCGACAACTCCGCGGACAGCGTGGCATTGAATTACACGGGCTCCCTGCAAAATAATCTTGAAATAGCCACTATatagtgtgtatgtgtatatagacACATCCGCGAGCAGCAGAATGGCAGATAATAAGGGGAGCGTTATCACCATTAATGGCGGCGAATCGGCGAGAAGCTCGCCGCCCTTGCAGCGGAAGTCCTCGACGTCGGAATCTCCGCCGGAACTGCGAATCCTTTGCTTTGACCTCACCTACTACAATCGCACAACTCAGTTCCTGCTCAGCTGCGCCGGCGTCTTCTTCCTGTACATCCTGTACGGCTATCTGCAGGAGCTGATCTTCACCGTCGAAGGATTCAAACCCTACGGATGGTTCCTCACGCTCGTCCAGTTTGGCTACTACATCGGCTTCGGTTTGGTGGAGCGGCGGCTGGAGGGCTATCGGATAAGCGGCGGTTCCTTTTGGAACATTGAGCCGGAGCCACGTTGCATTCCCATGAGAACATACCTAATTCTGGCTGCTCTTACGCTGGGTACAATGGGTCTGTCCAACTCAAGTCTCGGCTATCTGAACTATCCCACCCAGGTGATTTTCAAGTGCTGCAAACTCATTCCCGTGCTGGTGGGCAGCATCCTCATACAGGGCAAACGCTACGGACTGCTGGACTTTGCGGCAGCCACCTGCATGTGCATCGGATTGGCGTGGTTCACGCTGGCCGACTCCCAGATGACGCCCAATTTCAATCTGCTTGGCGTGGCCATGATTTCGGGAGCGTTGCTCTGCGATGCCGCCATCGGAAATGTTCAGGAGAAGGCGATGCGGGAATATAAGGCGCCCAGCAGTGAGGTGGTGTTCTACTCATACGGCTTGGGTTTTGTGTACCTATTTGTGATTATGCTGGTTACCGGCAACTTCTTCAGCGGCTTTGCCTTCTGCTTGGAGGTGGGTAATATTTGAGATTTATGATGTGAGCGATCTAAATTGTATCCATTTAGCACCCCGTTGAGACCTTCGGTTATGGGTTCCTGTTTAGTCTGTCCGGCTATCTGGGCATTCAGTTTGTGCTGGCTCTGGTGAGGAGTAGTGGTGCCCCCATAGCTGCCACAGTGACCACCGCCCGCAAGGCTGTGACCATAGCCTTTTCCTTTGTGCTTTTCAGCAAGCCCTTCACCTTACAGTAAGTGTTCTGTGAATTTCTAAAGACGAAGCTATACTATACCTATTTAAAACTTTCAGATATCTGTGGTCTGGCCTCATCGTTGTCCTGGGCATATATCTCAATGTCTACAGCAAGAGGAACAAGCTGACGTTGGCCGACGTCCGACAGAGACTAAAACAATTTGGAGCCAAGGTTGCCCGCTCACCGAGTCGCAAATTCCTCATCGAAGTTTAGAACGATACCAAAAAAAACACGTACATGTTAGTTTAATTGGAAGCATGGTTTTTCTACAAGAAAaccatataatataattactTAATTACATTCTAAACAAACTATGTGCTATCTGTCCATGTCGAACTCCATTACGCGCTTGAAGAGATCCTGGCGCTCCTTGGCGGAGGTTAACTGGCCCATGGTGCGGTCCAGGAACTGTTTTTGGTGCTTGACTATGAACTTGTTGCATTGGATGATGGTGGCACCGATGTAGAGCGTCCTAAACTTGGCCCGTACATCTCCGATCTGGAAGAAAGGTGGTTTTATTGCTGATTTAAGGACATGACAATGGGACCAACCAAAGTAATCAATGGCAATACGCTGGACACAAAGTGTTGGCCTCGATGGAGACAGCGTATGATTGCCATTTTCGTCCGATCGTTGATGTATTTCACTCGAAATCCCTGCTCGATCACGCCGAGGCCGTAGACTCCGTGATACTTCTCCACATTCTGGAGTAGGATCTTGGTCAGGCTGTGGTCGTTGAGTCGCAGAGATTGTGTTGGCGTGTAGGGCACAATCTGCACCGCTATGTACCTGTTTGAGGATGGTTTAATTAAAGAACGTTAAAGAAAACGAGATCAATATTTACCTATTCTTTATGCGAACCATCGCGGTGTAATCAATATGGCAACGCTGCAAATGGTTGCCAGACCGAATTCGCTTCAACTACCGATAACATATCGGTTTTTAAAAATCCGGAAAtggctgttttattttttgtgtgtcttaaaaatgttcaaaccCTTCAAATAATGAAAGATTCAgctgtatttaaatataagttaGCTAGGAAAGTATGTTTTTATATCCTTATCCTTATATGAAATCTGGGATAttctttataaaaaattaaaaattattatccAAATCTAAATGTCCTGTAATTGATTTGGAACGCTTCAATATAAAATGATCTTGTATGTTCAATATGTTGGTGTATTTTTTCATTCGATTCTAAAAAAAGATGCGATCCCTTTTTACTTTTGAGAAAGTCTTTTGTTCAAGTTGGATATATGGAAAGTAAATGCATGGACATACATTGTTTTCAACCCATTTACTTGTATTTTGACAGCGAAACAATGGATTCGGGGAATCGCACGTAGAAACTGGCAACTTGTCGACCAATTCATGAATGTGGGCAGAACATTCCTCACTGTCGCTGCCCACGTTCAGCCCTCCGTCGACAAACGGAATGGGGGGCATTGCTCCAGTGCCAGTGGGGATTTCTCCATCTGTTCGGTGAATCTaaacatatatctatataatatatatatatatatcagcgATTGTGTTGCTCGCAGACTTGGGGACGCGGGGATCTCAGCGCAACGCATCGCATTATAGCTGGCTGGCGCACATATGCAGATATCATGGCTGCCCCCGCCGACGTCTCTCCCCATGCCGCTCCACTGGATGGGATGTGCTCCATCCAACGAGCGATCGGTGGCCGTGGAAAACCACTATACGGCTCGTGTTCAGTCTCCGGAGCAGCGAATGCGGCGGGATACGCTCCGATcgcgttttattttcgctttttcccATCGCACTTTACAGTCATTtctaaaaaacaataaaattcgGGCAGCGGCGTGGAAAAACGCTACATATACTCCAACGATCCGAACATCCACCGATCGATCGGCAGCCGCATTCgtgtttttccgcttttccgtgGCAAGTTCACCGATTGTGGTCTATATTTTGGAAAACGCATCCGCGCAGCCTCGCAGTTGGAACGAATACTCCGTGACGATCGCTTCGCAAGATTAGGCTGATCAGACAGATCCCATTGGCAAACATAAacccaaaagcagcagcaacatgagcagCGTCGTAAGCATCTCAGATCTTTTCAGCTCCACAGGACTGTCGATGATTAATACCTACATATTTGTCTCATTCCAGGATGAAGATCTTACCCCCGAGCAGATCGCCGTGCTCCAGAAGGCGTTCAACAGCTTCGATCACCAGAAGACTGGCTCCATCCCCACCGAGATGGTCGCCGACATCCTGCGCCTGATGGGTGAGTTCTAGGGTTCAGGATGTCCAGTTGGATGAAGGAGTActtattgtttttggcaaCTGCAGGTCAGCCCTTCGACAAGAAGATCCTGGAGGAACTGATCGAGGAGGTCGATGAGGACAGTAAGTAAACGCTATTTTTACAACATATGATAGATATAGTCGAAAGTTTTTGAGTATTTCaatgatattatattatgaattcaattcaagatagaaaacatttgcatttatgtCACGAAACtgccaattaaaataattgtgtggcatatattttattaaatttatttcagtCCCAAGTAGAACAGCGTGAAAATTCTACAAAAAATACATGCatatagtttttataaaacgaaacaaaataaaaatgaaatatgcatcaataatatatttatacttgtGCCGATTTCGTGGATGTTTTTGTATTCGTTTAATCGATTTGTgtagttatatatacacattttccttcaatttaaattgaacataaaaaaagtataaagttACAAGTGAGAAAAACAAATCTGTAAGTAGGTactaaatatgcaaatataattATGGTTAGACTTTATGCAAAAGTGACTTTAATGATCCAAagacaaaagtgaaaaaaatattaaaaaaaaacctactGACAGctgcaaataataaaagtatatatttattaaataagatTTAGCTGGCTATTACAGCAAATCGCAGATGATTCACCATCGAGCGATGATTAAATTTTAGTTACGCGCTGTCATTGATTTATGATCATAGTCGTGTTTTGGGAGCCCCATCATTAGCCGCTGGCTTTCCAGTCGTTTTCAGTTAATTATACACACATTCGGAATATTTGTCACATTTCAGAGTCCGGTCGCCTGGAATTCGGCGAGTT
It contains:
- the LOC6738420 gene encoding probable malonyl-CoA-acyl carrier protein transacylase, mitochondrial, with amino-acid sequence MPRTPSTKMLAARRLLRSPRITGALSWSRWSSDAAKATTESSALSENAEKRQQLLNELSEPLEQKGRPAIDPKETSVMLFPGQGTQYVGMAKDLLRFPGARRIFELANEVLKYDLLKICLEGPREKLNRTEHAQLAVMVSSLAALEQLREERPKAIETCVAAAGFSLGEITALVYADALPFDKALRLVQVRATAMQAACDQAAGAMAMTIYGPDTNLGEACARAQQWCLEKGVESPYCGIANYMYPHCKVVAGNVEALEFLEQNAKALKIRRMKRLAVSGAFHTPLMQSAVEPFTKALKTVRLQDPVIRVYSNVDGKPYRHAKHILTQLPKQIVRPVKWEQTLHEMYERKQGVDFPRTFECGPGKGLVQVLEKVNAKAAQSSFNVIA